The DNA sequence TGATGATTAAAGCACGCAATATCCATAAATACTATAATGATTTACACGTTTTAAAAGGTGTTGATTTACAAATTACTAAAAGTGAAATCGTTTCTATTGTTGGGGCTTCTGGAGCTGGCAAAACAACATTACTTCAAATTTTAGGTACACTTGACAGAGCTTCCTCTGATGAAGATTATAATTTAACCATTAACAACATCAACGTTGGAGCTTTAAATGACAAGGCCTTGGCTAAGTTTAGAAATGAACATATTGGTTTTATTTTTCAGTTCCATCAATTACTGCCTGAATTTTCTGCTTTAGAAAACGTATGCCTACCCGCTTTTATAAAAGGCACTAAAAAAGTAGATGCCGAAAAACGTGCCAAAGAACTTTTAGATTTTTTAGGTTTATCCCATAGATATCACCACAAACCAAGTGAGCTTTCTGGTGGAGAACAACAACGTGTAGCGGTAGCAAGAGCGCTTGTCAACAATCCTGAGCTGATTTTTGCAGATGAACCTTCTGGAAATTTAGATAGTGAATCCGCAGAAAATTTGCACAGCCTATTTTTTAAATTACGTGATGAATTCGGACAAACTTTTGTGATTGTTACTCATAATGAAGAATTAGCTAATTTAGCAGACAGAAAATTAGTGATGGTTGATGGAAAAATAGTTGGCTAATCTTTTCTTATCATATAAGGCTATCAAACCAAAAATGGGACCCACTGCTAATATTAAAAATAAATACTTTGAATCCATATGGTTTTTTAAACTACTTAAAAGTTGAATGCTTACAATAGTGATAGCAAAGCCTATAGAATTTACAATCGTTAAAGCAGTACCCTTATACTCTGCTTCAACTTTTTGAGCAATTAAAGTTGAAAATAATGGAGAATCTGCAATAACAACCATACCCCAAAAAATAAGAAAACCAATAAATAGAATTTCAGATTGCTGTAAAAAAAATAAAGGAGAAGCTAGACAACAAAAACAAGATAATCCAAGTGAAATTATAGCCATTTTTTTTGTTCCAAAACTCTCTGATAAATAACCTGAACCTACACAAGCTAATCCGCCAGTGGCAATTATAATAAAACTTAAAACAGGTATATTGAAATGAGTTCCTGGATGATAAAATGTATATGATGCTAATAATACTGGCGTAAAAGCCCAAAAAGCATACAATTCCCACATATGTCCAAAATATCCAAAGGCAGCTGAACGAAAACTAGGTTTCTTAAAAACCTTGTATGTTATTGAAAGATCTAACTTCGTTACAATTTTTCTAAAAGGACCATTTGGCACAAATAATAAAATAAACAAGCCACCCAAAAAAGCTAAAACAGTGGTTATATATACAATCCATTTCCAAAGTATAAAGCCTCCAAAGCCTTTTAATAAATGTGGAAATGCCGTTCCTATAACCAAAGCGCCAACTAAAAACCCGAGCGATTTACCCAATCCTTTTTCATAATAATCAGATGCTATTTTCATCCCAACAGGATAAATACCAGCTAAAAAAAATCCGGTAAAGAACCTAAACAATAACAAGCTTTTTATAGTATTCCCTTCAAAAACTATAGATAAATTAAACAATCCTCCTAAAATAGCACTAATAAAAAACACTTTTGAAGGAGAAAAACGGTCTGTAATACATAATACAGCAAACAAAAAAGTTCCAAAAATAAAACCAAATTGTACAGCTGATGTTAAATGCCCTAAGGCCGAATCTCTCAAATTGAAACTAGTAACCAAATCTGCCATAACGCCATTTCCTGCAAACCATAACGAGGTACAACAAAATTGAGAGAAAACAATTATAGGTAAAATATGCCTGGAACGATTCATAAATTATTTAATTGTTGACGAATTTAATTTAAATGGTAGTTTTTTAGTCAACTTTTTAAATGTTTTTACTTAATACACTCTCAATTTACTTAAACTATCCTATTTCAAACAACGGAATTTATTTTTAACACTAATAGATTATCAATTATATTCTGAATAAAAAAAGGTTTTGAGACTATATTATTAAAACTCAAAACCCTTTTTTAATAAGTTAGTAAACTATTTACTTTTTATTAATTTCCAATTTCATATGTCTTTCCTAAAATAGTAATTGTAGCTTCAGTATAATTAATTTTTATATCCTCAATGCTTGCTACATCAACATCTAAAATTCCTGATTTTATACTTCTAGGCAATAAATCAAAATGTAGAGGTTCTTCAGTTGTTAAAGTATAATCAACATCTTTTGAGCTTGTACCTGTCTGTACACCATCTAATAAATATTCGTCATCCCAAATATTTAATGGTGTGTCAATACCTACTACCCAAGTTCTTGTTGAGTTTTCTGTGTAATTAATAGTTTCACCTGTACTTGTTGTGATTTTTCCATTTTGAATCACTACACTATATTCTAAATTATCCTCTTCATTTTTCCCTAAATTTTTTACAATGTGGATACCTTCTACTTTAAAATCTTCATGATAATAATCAGAGAAAGTTGTTGTATGTTGACTATCTACTTCACCATACCAACCTGTTGATACAATTGTAGCAACACCTCTACGTGTTATACCATCTTGGCATAGTACACCTGTTTGATAATCGATAGTGATTGTTTTTGGAAATGTGGTGAAATCAAGTGGTGATATAGTTACTACAGGTCCTTCATCCTTAGTTGTACTTGATTTTGATAACGTAGTAGAATTTTCAGCATTCAAAACAGCATCACCACTATTATTACCTAAATCTTGAAACACCTTACTTATCGTAACATATTCAGTTAATGCGTCAGCAGCTTTTGCTGAATCAATACTTTGTGTTAATTCATTTTCTTCACAATTCATAAAAAGAATGGCGAAAATTGGGACTATTATTTTTTTCATAATACATTATTTTAGTGGAGTAAATAACGTTAATTTTTTTTTCTATTTTATAAAATCACATTATTTTACGCTTTTTAAAGTTGTTTTTGTGCATTTTGTCGATATTTTAAATAATTTAAAGAAATATTAGCAACTATTTTTAAAACTTATATATGTTTTTAATTAGTACTTTTGAAATCATTTTATACATCAAAATTATAACTTCTTAAATTTGAACACATCTGAACTAAAAGAATTTCTAAACACTAAAGTAGCACAATATAACAACCCAAAGTTTATTGAAAGTGACCCAATTCAAATTCCTCATCAATTCTTTAAAAAAGAAGATATTGAAATATCTGGCTTTTTAACTGCAACTATTGCTTGGGGAAATAGAAAAAGCATTATAGACAATGCCAAACGAATGATGCAGTTGCTTGATGATGCTCCTTATGATTTTATATTGAATCATGGGGAAACAGATTTAAGAAAGTTACTACCTTTTGTGCATCGAACATTTAATGGCGAAGATTTTATTCAGTTTATAGTATCACTTCAACATATTTATAATAATCATAAAGGTTTAGAAGCTATTTTTTATAAACATTCTGACAAAAATTCACTTCAAAATTCAATTTCAAATTTTAAAAAAACATTTTTCGAAATAGAACATTTACAGCGTACCCAAAAACATGTTAGCGATCCTTTAAAGAATTCGGCTGCAAAAAGAATAAACATGTTTTTACGGTGGATGGTAAGAAATGATAAAACTGGAGTAGATTTTGGTATTTGGAAAAGTCTTTCTCCTAACCAATTATCTTGTCCATTAGATGTGCATTCTGGAAATGTAGCTAGAAAATTAGGGCTTTTAACACGAAAACAAAATGACAGAAAAGCTTTAGTAGAACTTGATACTGCCCTAAGGAAATTAGACACCAATGACCCCGTAAAATACGACTTTGCTTTATTTGGACTTGGTGTTTTTGAAGGTTTTTAGAAAAAACTATAGGACATAAAAAAACCCGATATAAATCGGGTTTTATATTATATATAAGTAACTTGAATCTTAGTTTGCTTGCGCAATCACTTCAAATTCTAAATCTACAGATACTGATCTATGTAAACGTACTACGGCAGTATATTTACCTAAACGTTTTATGGTAGTAACCGTGATAAATTTCTTATCAATAGACTGACCTTCTTTTTCTAATGCTTCAGCAACATCAATATTGTTTATAGATCCAAATAATTTGTCTCCAGCACCTACTTTAGCAGGTATTTTAATTTCTAAAGCCTTAATTGCTTCTGCTATAACATTAGCATCATCAACTATTTTCTTTTCTTTAAAAGCTCTTTGCTTTAAGTTTTCAGCCAATACTTTTTTAGCAGATACAGTGGCTAAAATAGCGTGACCTTGAGGAATTAAAAAATTTCTACCATAACCGTTCTTAACTGTTACAACATCGTCTTTAAACCCTAAATTTTCAACGTCTTGTTTTAATATAAGTTCCATTGTTATCGGTATTTTATTTTAATAAATCTGCCACGTAAGGCATTAATGCTAAGTGACGTGCTCTTTTCACAGCCACTGACACTTTTCTTTGATACTTTAAAGAAGTTCCTGTTAAACGTCTTGGTAAAATTTTACCTTGCTCGTTTACAAATTTCAATAAAAAGTCTGGATCTTTATAATCAATATACTTAATTCCAGATTTTTTGAAACGACAATATTTCTTTTGTTTGTTGGTATCAATATTCAACGGCGTTAAATATCTGATTTCGCCGTCTTTTTTACCTTTTGATTGTTGTTCTATAGATGACATAATTACGCTTTTGCTTTAAGTTTAACTCTTCTTCTTTCTGCCCAAGACACAGCATGCTTGTCTAAAGCTACCGTTAAATAACGCATAAAACGCTCATCACGTCTAAATTCTACTTCTAACGGCTCGATAACTTCACCATCAACAGTGTATTCAAATAAGTGATAAAAACCACTTTTTTTGTTTTGAATTGGGTATGCTAATTTTTTTAGCCCCCAATCTTCTTTGGCTACCATCTTCGCTCCTTTAGAAACAAGAAATTCTTCGTATTTCTGTACTGTTTCCTTTATCTGTTCTTCAGATAAAACGGGATTTAAGATGAAAACAGTTTCATAATGATTCATAAAAATCTATTTTATTGTTAAAAATTGGGTGCAAAAATAGTTAAATAAACCATATAATACAATATAAATTTATACATTATTTCTCAGTATATTTGGGCTATCAAATCAAGTGTTAAAATTCTGTTAAAAAAGACACTTTAACGATGTTTTTTGGTTTTTACCCGAATTTTTCGTACTATTGTCGATATCTTAACCGAAATATTAATAATGTTATGACTTTAAACTGTGTAGTAGTAGACGACTCAGCGATACAGAGACTCTCAATTGTTAAGTTAGTAGAGAACCACCCAGCTCTAAACTTAATAGCAGAGTACAGTAGTGCGCTAGAGACTAAAAATGGTTTAAATACGCATCAAGTAGATCTTATTTTTTTAGACATAGAAATGCCTGTGTTAAATGGATTTGAACTTTTAGACGTATTAAACAACAAACCCCAAATTATTTTTGTAACCGGTAAAACCGAATATGCTTTTAAGGCATTTAATTACGATGCTACCGATTACTTACACAAACCAATTACCAGAGAACGCTTTAACGTTTCTGTGGAAAAAGCCTTGGAGCACCACAGACTGAAATTAGACTTTAATGAAGAAGAGGGTGAACACATTTTTGTAAAGAGCAATCTTAAAAAACGTAAAGTTTATATTAAAGACATTAAGTGGATTGAAGCTCTTGGTGATTACGTAAAATTAGTAACAGAAGAAAACAGCTTAGTAGTACTATCTACTATGAAATCTTTTGAAGCTGAATTACCTGAAGGTAAATTTTTAAGAATACACAAATCCTACATTGTGAATCTTGACAAAATTGACCGATTTAATAGTAAAAATGTTGAAGTTGGTGCTTATGAAATTCCTTTAAGTAGGAATAAAAAAACACAATTAGTTGATGCCTTAAATAATATTTAATTTAACCAACTAAATTAAAAGTTATCGACATTTAAAATTATTTTAACCGACCGAAAATCTTTTATACTTTGGAAGCTATTATTTATTTTAATAATAGCTTCTTTTGTTTTTAACAACGATTGCTTCTTTGGTATTTTTATTAAAATATTTTTATGAAACTGATTTCTTATTCTTGCAACTGGAGGCGATTCTGGGCCTAAAACAAAATCCCCAAATACTTGTCTTAAAGATTTTGCCAACCAAATGGAAGCTGTTTCTACCCTATTAAAATCCTTATGTTTTAAAGTGATTTTTATCTGTTTATAAATGGGTGGATATTTATAATTGTAGCGATCGTTCATTTGTTCATTATACATCGCTACATAATTATTTGTAGAAACTTGTTGCAATATATTATGATACGGATTGTAAGTCTGAATTAGCACTTTACCCCGTTCGTCCGTTCGTCCTGCCCTACCCGATACTTGTAGCATCAATTGAAAACTACGTTCATGAGCTCTAAAATCTGGAAAATTAAGCATGTTGTCCGCATTCATGATGCCCACCAACTTTATATTTCTAAAATCCAACCCTTTAGTTAGCATTTGTGTTCCAACTAAAATATCTATTTCTTGCTGCTCTAAAGCAGTAATTATTTTTTCATAACCATACTTTCCTCGTGTGGTATCCAAATCCATTCTAGCAACGTTATAATTTGGAAATAAACTCTTTACTTCATTTTCAATTTGTTCTGTACCAAACCCTTTACTGTCCAAATCCTGACTTCCACAAGCTAAACAACTAATTTGCATAGCCGTTGCATAGCCACAATAATGACAACGCAATTGATTTCTGTATTTATGATACGTTAAACTAACATCACAATTGGGGCACTGTGGTGAATGCCCGCATGTATTACACTCTACAATAGGAGAAAAACCTCTTCGGTTTTGAAACAAAATAATTTGGTGTCCTAATTTTAATGTTTCAGTCATTTCTTCAATTAACCTATCGCTAAAATGGCCTTTCATTAATTTGCGTTTATGCTTATCCTTAATGTCCACCAATTCAATTTCAGGCATTAATACATTATTATAACGTTGTGTAATTTCAACAAAACCGTATTTATTTTGCTTCGCATTAAAATAGCTTTCTAAACTGGGTGTAGCAGATCCCAAAAGTGTTTTTGCCTGATACATATTAGCAAGTACTACTGCTGTATCTCGCGCATGATAACGTGGCGCTGGATCAAATTGCTTAAACGATTGCTCGTGTTCTTCATCCACTATAACCAACCCCAAATTATTAAAGGGCAATAATACAGAAGAACGTGCGCCTAAAACAATTTGCCCCCTTTCAGAATTGTTTAAAACATGACTCCAAACTTCTACACGTTCATGCGACGAATATTTTGAATGGAACACCGCAACTTTTTCTCCAAAATAATTTTGAAGCCTAACAACCAATTGAGTTGTTAAAGCTATTTCTGGCAATAAATACAAAACCTGTTTACCCTGATTGATAGCATCTTCAATAAGTTTTACATACACCTCTGTTTTTCCAGAAGAAGTAACTCCATGAAGCAGGGTTATATTTTGTTTTTTAAAAGATTCTTTTATTTCAACCAATGCTGTTTTTTGATAATTATTTAGTTGCTTTGAATCTTCTGTTTCTTCACCAGAATATTGCACTCGGTCTGTTTGAATATGATATTCTTCTAAAACATCTTTATCAATTAATGATTTTATAACAGCAGATGAAGCACCGCTTTCATTCGATAAGTCTGAAACCTTAACTGGTTTTTTTGTTTTGGCAGAAATTGAAAACAGTGTTAAAACTACTTCACGTTGCTTTGGAGCTCTACTCAATTCATCCAACAAACCATGTAATGCTTTTTCTGTAGAAAAATGAGAATGTAATTTTACATACCTAACTAACTTTGGCTTATATTTTTCGTAGATTTCTTCTTCAACAGAAATAGCTTCTTTTTCTATAAGCCGTTTAATTACAGGTAGTACATTCTTTTTATCTAAGATATTTGAAATATCATGAATTTTCAAAGAAGATTGGTGATTTAGCGCTTCATAAACCAAAAATTCATCATCTTTTAAGATAGATTCATCAATAGCTTTAACAATATTTTTTGAAATAACAGTTTCACTTTCCAAAATAAAAGCACTTGGCAAAGCAGCACGCATGACATCCCCTAAAGTACACATATAGTAACTAGCCACCCATTGCCATAACGCTAATTGCTTTTCATTTACAACTGGTTGCTCGTCTAAAATTTGCTGAATTTCTTTAGCCTCGTAAGCTGTAGGTGCATCTTCATGAATACTAA is a window from the Pseudalgibacter alginicilyticus genome containing:
- a CDS encoding ABC transporter ATP-binding protein — translated: MIKARNIHKYYNDLHVLKGVDLQITKSEIVSIVGASGAGKTTLLQILGTLDRASSDEDYNLTINNINVGALNDKALAKFRNEHIGFIFQFHQLLPEFSALENVCLPAFIKGTKKVDAEKRAKELLDFLGLSHRYHHKPSELSGGEQQRVAVARALVNNPELIFADEPSGNLDSESAENLHSLFFKLRDEFGQTFVIVTHNEELANLADRKLVMVDGKIVG
- a CDS encoding MFS transporter, producing MNRSRHILPIIVFSQFCCTSLWFAGNGVMADLVTSFNLRDSALGHLTSAVQFGFIFGTFLFAVLCITDRFSPSKVFFISAILGGLFNLSIVFEGNTIKSLLLFRFFTGFFLAGIYPVGMKIASDYYEKGLGKSLGFLVGALVIGTAFPHLLKGFGGFILWKWIVYITTVLAFLGGLFILLFVPNGPFRKIVTKLDLSITYKVFKKPSFRSAAFGYFGHMWELYAFWAFTPVLLASYTFYHPGTHFNIPVLSFIIIATGGLACVGSGYLSESFGTKKMAIISLGLSCFCCLASPLFFLQQSEILFIGFLIFWGMVVIADSPLFSTLIAQKVEAEYKGTALTIVNSIGFAITIVSIQLLSSLKNHMDSKYLFLILAVGPIFGLIALYDKKRLANYFSINHH
- a CDS encoding TIGR02757 family protein; translated protein: MNTSELKEFLNTKVAQYNNPKFIESDPIQIPHQFFKKEDIEISGFLTATIAWGNRKSIIDNAKRMMQLLDDAPYDFILNHGETDLRKLLPFVHRTFNGEDFIQFIVSLQHIYNNHKGLEAIFYKHSDKNSLQNSISNFKKTFFEIEHLQRTQKHVSDPLKNSAAKRINMFLRWMVRNDKTGVDFGIWKSLSPNQLSCPLDVHSGNVARKLGLLTRKQNDRKALVELDTALRKLDTNDPVKYDFALFGLGVFEGF
- the rplI gene encoding 50S ribosomal protein L9, yielding MELILKQDVENLGFKDDVVTVKNGYGRNFLIPQGHAILATVSAKKVLAENLKQRAFKEKKIVDDANVIAEAIKALEIKIPAKVGAGDKLFGSINNIDVAEALEKEGQSIDKKFITVTTIKRLGKYTAVVRLHRSVSVDLEFEVIAQAN
- the rpsR gene encoding 30S ribosomal protein S18, producing MSSIEQQSKGKKDGEIRYLTPLNIDTNKQKKYCRFKKSGIKYIDYKDPDFLLKFVNEQGKILPRRLTGTSLKYQRKVSVAVKRARHLALMPYVADLLK
- the rpsF gene encoding 30S ribosomal protein S6 is translated as MNHYETVFILNPVLSEEQIKETVQKYEEFLVSKGAKMVAKEDWGLKKLAYPIQNKKSGFYHLFEYTVDGEVIEPLEVEFRRDERFMRYLTVALDKHAVSWAERRRVKLKAKA
- a CDS encoding LytR/AlgR family response regulator transcription factor; its protein translation is MTLNCVVVDDSAIQRLSIVKLVENHPALNLIAEYSSALETKNGLNTHQVDLIFLDIEMPVLNGFELLDVLNNKPQIIFVTGKTEYAFKAFNYDATDYLHKPITRERFNVSVEKALEHHRLKLDFNEEEGEHIFVKSNLKKRKVYIKDIKWIEALGDYVKLVTEENSLVVLSTMKSFEAELPEGKFLRIHKSYIVNLDKIDRFNSKNVEVGAYEIPLSRNKKTQLVDALNNI
- the priA gene encoding replication restart helicase PriA — its product is MPNFTDIILPIPLPKLFTYSITVLESKFLKKGMRVAVPFGKSKVYTGIVFSIHEDAPTAYEAKEIQQILDEQPVVNEKQLALWQWVASYYMCTLGDVMRAALPSAFILESETVISKNIVKAIDESILKDDEFLVYEALNHQSSLKIHDISNILDKKNVLPVIKRLIEKEAISVEEEIYEKYKPKLVRYVKLHSHFSTEKALHGLLDELSRAPKQREVVLTLFSISAKTKKPVKVSDLSNESGASSAVIKSLIDKDVLEEYHIQTDRVQYSGEETEDSKQLNNYQKTALVEIKESFKKQNITLLHGVTSSGKTEVYVKLIEDAINQGKQVLYLLPEIALTTQLVVRLQNYFGEKVAVFHSKYSSHERVEVWSHVLNNSERGQIVLGARSSVLLPFNNLGLVIVDEEHEQSFKQFDPAPRYHARDTAVVLANMYQAKTLLGSATPSLESYFNAKQNKYGFVEITQRYNNVLMPEIELVDIKDKHKRKLMKGHFSDRLIEEMTETLKLGHQIILFQNRRGFSPIVECNTCGHSPQCPNCDVSLTYHKYRNQLRCHYCGYATAMQISCLACGSQDLDSKGFGTEQIENEVKSLFPNYNVARMDLDTTRGKYGYEKIITALEQQEIDILVGTQMLTKGLDFRNIKLVGIMNADNMLNFPDFRAHERSFQLMLQVSGRAGRTDERGKVLIQTYNPYHNILQQVSTNNYVAMYNEQMNDRYNYKYPPIYKQIKITLKHKDFNRVETASIWLAKSLRQVFGDFVLGPESPPVARIRNQFHKNILIKIPKKQSLLKTKEAIIKINNSFQSIKDFRSVKIILNVDNF